In Dehalococcoidia bacterium, the following are encoded in one genomic region:
- the rpmE gene encoding 50S ribosomal protein L31 — translation MKADIHPTYYAEAVVTCSCGNTFVTGATKPQIKIEICGACHPFFTGEQKIVDTEGRVERLRRRFNLE, via the coding sequence ATGAAAGCAGATATTCATCCTACATACTACGCTGAGGCAGTGGTTACTTGTTCCTGCGGTAATACTTTTGTTACGGGAGCAACAAAGCCACAGATCAAAATAGAAATTTGTGGAGCATGCCACCCGTTTTTCACAGGTGAGCAGAAAATTGTTGATACAGAGGGTCGAGTCGAACGTCTCAGAAGACGCTTTAACCTTGAGTGA
- the rplU gene encoding 50S ribosomal protein L21 yields the protein MEYAIIQTGGKQYRVQPGDLITVEKLEGDEGSTVELDQVLLIAKDSNVSIGQPMVQGAKVVAEVAQQGRADKVIVFKYKPKTRYHVKNGHRQSVTKLSIKQIVAEGESPQAPKRRKRATNGA from the coding sequence ATGGAATACGCAATAATACAAACAGGTGGAAAGCAATACCGAGTTCAGCCAGGTGATTTGATTACCGTGGAGAAACTCGAAGGTGATGAAGGCTCGACTGTTGAGCTTGATCAAGTGCTGCTAATTGCTAAGGACTCGAATGTATCTATTGGACAGCCAATGGTTCAAGGTGCAAAAGTGGTCGCAGAGGTTGCTCAGCAGGGCCGCGCCGATAAAGTTATTGTGTTCAAATACAAACCTAAAACTAGGTACCATGTTAAGAATGGCCATCGGCAAAGCGTGACTAAGCTTTCAATTAAGCAAATTGTTGCCGAAGGTGAATCTCCTCAGGCCCCTAAGAGAAGAAAGAGAGCTACCAATGGCGCATAA
- a CDS encoding MmgE/PrpD family protein translates to MSVSSSLAKLITEKRLEDLPSWTIHEAKRTLINMVGISLSASTSSGNDMLLSWIEKENASPRASIIGSSVRTSPFNAALMNGFLAHLQDYDDTHFPTVLHPTAPVWPAVFAASEDQNATGLQSLGSFVLGAEIACRLAMSVHPWHYDMGWHITGTTGVFGAVIGVGKILNLDNTTLNMAIGQAGTYASGIREVFGSHTKPMHAAKAASNGLQSAYLATSGFTGADDIIGGRRGFWEVLSPNGHNKEILLNNFGDHWELKNNGLKPYANGVVSHPIQDAVIYLRNTHSIQPANVSAINARVHPLVLELMNRPEPQRGLEGKFSFQHCAAAALVDGAGHDAQFSDTKITEPLIANIRSKVNAQIDDSLGEDEVYISIVMNNGQTLEHHVKHATGSPENPMSDASLESKFRDLAGEVLNSSQVNKLLSTLWEIEKAPDLQEVTELMRVQ, encoded by the coding sequence ATGTCTGTTTCTAGTTCACTTGCAAAACTCATAACGGAAAAACGTTTAGAAGATTTACCTTCTTGGACAATACATGAGGCAAAACGCACATTAATCAATATGGTAGGTATATCGCTTTCAGCCTCTACTTCTTCGGGAAACGACATGCTTCTATCTTGGATCGAAAAAGAAAATGCTAGCCCTAGAGCTTCCATCATAGGCAGTTCAGTTCGTACGAGTCCCTTTAATGCGGCGCTGATGAATGGGTTTTTAGCTCATCTTCAAGACTATGACGACACGCATTTCCCGACTGTTTTGCACCCTACAGCACCAGTTTGGCCAGCTGTTTTCGCTGCAAGCGAAGATCAGAATGCCACAGGCTTGCAATCTTTAGGGTCTTTTGTACTAGGCGCCGAAATAGCCTGCAGGCTTGCGATGTCCGTACACCCATGGCATTACGATATGGGATGGCATATTACGGGAACTACAGGCGTATTTGGCGCAGTAATTGGCGTAGGGAAAATATTAAATTTAGACAATACAACCCTTAATATGGCCATCGGTCAAGCAGGAACATACGCGAGCGGAATTCGGGAAGTTTTTGGCTCACATACAAAGCCGATGCATGCTGCAAAAGCAGCAAGTAACGGCTTGCAATCAGCCTATCTTGCGACCAGTGGTTTTACTGGTGCCGATGACATTATTGGAGGCAGAAGGGGTTTTTGGGAAGTACTATCTCCAAATGGCCATAATAAGGAGATCCTGCTCAATAATTTTGGAGACCATTGGGAATTGAAAAACAATGGCCTTAAACCCTACGCAAACGGCGTTGTTTCACATCCAATACAAGATGCGGTGATTTACCTCCGAAACACCCACTCTATCCAACCCGCAAATGTTTCTGCAATAAACGCTCGAGTCCATCCATTGGTACTAGAATTGATGAACAGACCCGAACCCCAGCGAGGGCTAGAAGGTAAATTTTCATTCCAACATTGTGCTGCAGCAGCTTTAGTAGATGGTGCAGGTCATGATGCTCAATTTTCAGACACAAAAATCACCGAACCACTAATTGCAAATATACGAAGTAAGGTAAATGCGCAAATTGATGATTCCTTAGGAGAAGATGAGGTCTACATCTCAATCGTGATGAATAACGGCCAAACGCTCGAGCATCATGTGAAACATGCAACAGGATCACCCGAAAATCCGATGTCTGACGCTTCCTTAGAGTCTAAATTTAGGGACCTTGCAGGAGAAGTATTGAATAGTAGTCAAGTCAACAAGCTGCTTAGTACATTATGGGAAATCGAAAAAGCTCCCGATTTACAAGAAGTTACTGAATTAATGCGTGTTCAGTAA
- a CDS encoding DRTGG domain-containing protein, protein MAVGLATSWKNSGKKVLLIPAADGTASDIKTFVDSVLPSNNEAELFLGAGRDEKIELLRDWQQSYDVIVIDGGASTETPQNRAEIEVDIINATHAKVLGVIGYDRSINREEVRKWSRTYGDHFTGLIVNKCHKYSTNDVDNRLLPELSLDGISMIKVIPEKRVLIAPTVAQIVEHIQGKYFANADRNEDLVEHLLIGGLITEWGGNYFNRFSNQAVIVRGGRIDIQMSALNFPLNLLILTNCETPSQYVFQRAEDLGVPLVTVSSDTHQTMSLLETLHSRVNVMHPEKINYLSGLLDEDATSHVLGQALGVL, encoded by the coding sequence ATGGCTGTAGGATTGGCCACATCTTGGAAAAATTCAGGGAAAAAAGTTTTGTTGATACCAGCAGCCGATGGAACTGCCTCTGATATTAAAACCTTTGTAGATAGTGTGCTACCTTCAAATAATGAAGCAGAATTATTTTTAGGGGCTGGAAGAGATGAAAAAATTGAATTATTGCGCGATTGGCAACAGTCTTACGATGTAATTGTTATTGATGGTGGAGCTTCCACTGAAACTCCACAAAATAGAGCAGAAATTGAAGTTGACATTATCAATGCTACGCATGCAAAAGTACTAGGAGTGATCGGTTACGATCGATCTATAAATAGAGAAGAAGTACGAAAATGGAGTCGTACTTATGGAGATCATTTTACCGGGCTTATCGTAAATAAATGCCATAAATATTCAACTAATGATGTTGATAATAGATTGCTTCCCGAATTAAGTCTTGATGGAATTAGTATGATCAAGGTGATTCCAGAGAAGCGAGTGCTCATTGCGCCTACGGTTGCTCAAATAGTTGAGCATATCCAAGGTAAATACTTTGCCAATGCTGATAGAAATGAAGATCTTGTTGAACATTTACTAATAGGGGGGCTTATTACTGAATGGGGAGGGAATTATTTTAATCGTTTCTCTAACCAGGCAGTGATTGTAAGAGGAGGGCGTATCGATATACAAATGTCTGCTCTCAACTTCCCTTTGAATTTATTGATTTTGACAAATTGTGAGACTCCATCTCAATATGTTTTCCAAAGGGCAGAAGATTTAGGGGTACCTCTTGTTACTGTTTCCTCTGACACTCATCAAACTATGAGCTTATTGGAAACATTGCATTCGCGAGTAAATGTCATGCATCCAGAAAAAATCAATTACCTTTCAGGTTTATTAGATGAGGATGCTACTTCGCACGTCCTTGGACAGGCATTAGGTGTTTTGTAA
- the thrB gene encoding homoserine kinase — MTDSITVNVPATSANLGPGFDCLGIALSLWNTLSMKISESPEVIIHGEGEDSLPIDESNLMYTAGKRILKEAGQEEKELSIEAWLDIPLSRGLGSSSAAITGSIYGVNALLGYPLTPHQLLQIATEIEGHPDNVAPALMGGMSIVVTENSLVHAVPVELPENLQCVAYIPDTPMSTSNARSLLEPRVPREDAIFNISRTALLVAALSQGEFEYLKLATQDRLHQPHRQQIFRQMKVILDHAIAAGAKGAFLSGAGSTIIAFTTTEENRAFTIGYEMADAADKSGLTGTFKVLRPTTHGAKLIERPTG; from the coding sequence ATGACAGATTCAATAACTGTAAATGTTCCAGCGACATCAGCTAATCTTGGCCCAGGCTTTGACTGCCTAGGCATAGCGCTTTCTTTATGGAATACCCTATCTATGAAAATCTCTGAATCTCCAGAGGTAATTATTCATGGAGAAGGTGAAGATTCACTTCCCATTGATGAAAGTAATTTAATGTATACGGCAGGTAAGCGAATACTCAAAGAAGCTGGTCAAGAAGAGAAAGAACTTTCAATTGAAGCTTGGTTAGATATCCCATTAAGCAGAGGCCTTGGTAGTAGTTCAGCAGCAATCACAGGTAGCATTTATGGAGTAAATGCCCTACTGGGCTATCCTTTAACACCCCATCAATTATTACAAATCGCAACAGAAATTGAAGGGCACCCTGATAATGTTGCACCTGCCTTAATGGGAGGAATGAGTATTGTCGTAACAGAAAATTCGCTTGTACATGCTGTCCCAGTAGAGCTTCCAGAGAACCTACAATGTGTGGCGTATATCCCTGATACTCCAATGTCCACTAGTAATGCGCGAAGTCTTCTAGAACCCCGCGTCCCAAGAGAGGATGCTATTTTCAACATAAGTAGAACCGCTTTGTTAGTTGCAGCACTTAGCCAAGGCGAATTTGAGTACTTAAAACTAGCAACACAAGATCGATTACATCAACCTCATAGGCAACAGATATTTCGGCAAATGAAAGTCATTTTAGATCACGCGATTGCCGCAGGGGCAAAAGGTGCGTTCCTATCCGGTGCAGGATCAACGATAATTGCATTCACTACTACTGAAGAGAATCGAGCCTTCACTATAGGCTATGAAATGGCAGATGCTGCAGACAAATCAGGATTAACAGGTACTTTTAAAGTACTTAGGCCGACAACACACGGGGCTAAATTAATAGAGCGTCCCACTGGATAA
- a CDS encoding gamma-glutamyl-gamma-aminobutyrate hydrolase family protein (Members of this family of hydrolases with an active site Cys residue belong to MEROPS family C26.) gives MPNIVVTATGPREAIPYTASIQSRGGQAKVLTPKSFISAEDSFISASGLLLCGGYDLEPSLYGEEPKIEIEETFRARDDMELALLKYAISCEIPVLGICRGMQLINVAFGGKLLQDIPNHRDPLDQDDQKPLLHSTYVSPGSRLGAIIGAGAIYRVNSLHHQGLKEAQRAPSLLASAYSPDDGIIEALESPDYPLLIGVQCHPEREKEVPKSFLKLFDWLINWAEFYERGSL, from the coding sequence GTGCCGAATATAGTTGTTACCGCTACGGGACCACGCGAAGCAATTCCATACACAGCTTCAATTCAATCAAGGGGAGGGCAAGCTAAAGTTCTTACACCTAAGAGCTTTATCAGCGCGGAAGATAGCTTCATAAGTGCTAGTGGCTTACTGTTGTGCGGGGGGTATGATCTCGAGCCTTCACTTTATGGTGAAGAGCCCAAAATTGAAATTGAAGAAACGTTTCGTGCACGTGACGATATGGAATTGGCACTCTTGAAGTACGCAATAAGTTGTGAGATTCCAGTTCTCGGTATATGTCGAGGAATGCAGCTCATCAATGTAGCTTTCGGCGGCAAGCTGCTCCAAGACATACCAAATCACAGAGACCCTCTAGATCAAGATGATCAAAAACCTCTCCTTCACAGCACGTATGTTTCCCCTGGAAGCAGGCTTGGAGCAATTATTGGGGCTGGAGCCATATACCGTGTTAATAGTTTGCACCACCAGGGCTTGAAGGAAGCGCAACGGGCACCTTCTTTGTTAGCATCAGCTTATTCTCCGGATGACGGTATCATTGAAGCGCTAGAGAGCCCGGATTACCCGTTGCTGATAGGAGTTCAATGCCATCCTGAGCGTGAAAAAGAAGTACCTAAAAGCTTTTTGAAGCTATTTGACTGGCTAATAAATTGGGCAGAATTTTATGAACGGGGTTCTTTGTAA
- the rpmA gene encoding 50S ribosomal protein L27: MAHKKAGGSSRNGRDSQGKRLGVKRFAGQQVKAGTIIARQRGTKIYPGINVGMGRDFTLFALVDGEIKFDHATKLRKRANVVAV; this comes from the coding sequence ATGGCGCATAAGAAAGCTGGCGGAAGTAGTCGTAATGGGCGCGATAGCCAAGGTAAGCGTTTGGGCGTCAAAAGATTTGCAGGGCAGCAGGTAAAAGCGGGCACTATAATTGCTCGCCAAAGAGGTACTAAGATATATCCTGGTATCAATGTTGGAATGGGTCGAGATTTCACTTTGTTTGCTCTTGTAGATGGTGAAATTAAATTCGACCATGCCACTAAATTAAGAAAACGAGCTAATGTAGTTGCGGTCTAA
- the recN gene encoding DNA repair protein RecN, with product MLLELNVKNLAIIHETNLTFGPGFNVITGETGAGKSLLIDALEFALGENSNRDLLRNQTDSTSVEAVFSIATASQLHYLETEFDINCEADGLLVIFRKLHIEGKIISKINGQTVTVKTLKAIANMLVDIHGQGSHLSLVKTTRQLQIIDTYKGLNGEKKSFEKELQRAISLQKEINSIAELISQNNEKADLYKFQLKEIEESNIKPDEESQLVVERELLYHSTKIIDALENAYLTLQEQDNNIIDLLGHVVTPLQRSPDPSGFIQPKVEVLLSLTEQLKEVSRELKSLSAGIEADEARLDYVENRIELLKNLKRKYGQSEEQVNQYANQLRDHVQGNDDLLQDQKILNLSMKEAWQLAGEIAISLSDGRKKAAKSLEEITQLELAEVGLENSVFQIEISNSPSTTGLPSPNGQQFTYNSDGIDFINFLLSPNPGEQLKPLSKIASGGETSRAMLAINSAIQSNSTYSTLIFDEIDSGIGGRLAEIVGKKLWSSSKQAQVLCVTHLPQIAAFADSHFKVEKSVINERTYASARELNKKEKILELAEMLGNNESETLANAAAELLTNATSTKNN from the coding sequence ATGCTCCTAGAATTAAATGTCAAAAATTTAGCAATAATTCATGAAACTAACCTTACGTTTGGACCAGGATTTAACGTAATTACTGGAGAAACTGGTGCAGGCAAATCGTTGCTTATAGACGCCCTTGAGTTTGCTTTAGGAGAAAATTCCAATCGTGATCTCCTAAGAAATCAAACTGATTCGACTAGTGTAGAAGCAGTATTTTCCATTGCAACAGCATCACAGCTTCATTATTTGGAAACTGAATTTGACATAAATTGCGAAGCAGATGGCTTACTTGTTATTTTTCGGAAATTGCACATTGAAGGGAAAATTATTTCTAAAATTAATGGGCAAACTGTTACTGTAAAAACATTAAAGGCCATAGCTAATATGCTCGTGGATATACATGGCCAAGGAAGTCACCTTTCCTTAGTGAAGACTACCCGTCAATTGCAGATAATTGACACTTACAAAGGGCTGAATGGCGAAAAAAAGTCTTTTGAAAAAGAATTGCAAAGAGCGATCAGTCTACAAAAAGAAATTAATTCCATAGCAGAACTAATTAGCCAGAATAACGAAAAAGCTGACCTCTATAAATTTCAGTTAAAAGAAATTGAGGAGTCTAATATCAAGCCTGATGAGGAGTCCCAGTTGGTGGTAGAAAGGGAGTTGTTATACCACTCAACAAAAATCATTGACGCATTAGAAAATGCTTATCTCACGCTACAAGAACAAGACAATAACATCATTGATCTTCTAGGACACGTAGTCACTCCGCTTCAGCGATCTCCAGATCCTTCGGGCTTTATCCAGCCGAAGGTAGAAGTACTCCTTAGCCTTACGGAGCAGCTTAAAGAAGTATCTCGCGAACTAAAGTCCCTTAGTGCCGGAATTGAAGCAGATGAAGCACGGTTGGATTACGTTGAAAACAGGATCGAGTTACTCAAAAACTTAAAACGAAAATATGGACAAAGTGAAGAACAGGTAAATCAATATGCGAACCAATTACGAGACCATGTTCAAGGGAATGATGATTTGCTGCAAGATCAAAAAATTCTAAATTTATCCATGAAAGAAGCTTGGCAATTAGCAGGAGAGATCGCTATTAGCCTCTCCGATGGTCGGAAAAAAGCTGCTAAGTCTCTCGAAGAAATAACCCAACTTGAACTTGCTGAAGTTGGACTGGAAAATTCTGTATTCCAAATAGAAATTAGTAACAGCCCGTCCACAACGGGCTTACCGAGTCCTAATGGTCAGCAATTTACATACAATAGCGATGGGATCGATTTCATTAATTTTCTACTTAGCCCAAATCCTGGAGAGCAGTTAAAACCTTTATCGAAGATTGCCTCTGGAGGGGAAACTTCTCGGGCAATGCTTGCCATAAACAGTGCTATCCAGAGTAACTCAACCTACTCCACTCTAATTTTTGATGAAATTGATTCTGGTATTGGCGGACGTTTGGCTGAAATTGTAGGTAAGAAATTATGGTCGTCATCAAAGCAAGCCCAAGTTTTATGCGTAACCCATTTACCTCAAATTGCAGCATTTGCAGATAGCCATTTCAAAGTGGAAAAATCAGTAATTAATGAACGAACATACGCAAGCGCCAGGGAGCTTAACAAGAAGGAAAAGATTTTAGAATTAGCAGAGATGCTAGGGAATAATGAATCAGAAACTCTAGCAAATGCAGCTGCCGAACTACTGACTAACGCAACAAGTACCAAAAATAATTAA
- the gyrA gene encoding DNA gyrase subunit A: MVTGNSGNVRPVRIEEEMRSAYLDYAMSVIVSRALPDVRDGLKPVHRRILYAMQGMGLRPGSSYKKSAAVVGEVLGKYHPHGDSSVYDALVRMAQDFSMRHTLVDGQGNFGSVDDDPPAAMRYTEARLAPIAEQLLQDIDRDTIDFVDNYDGSQREPTVLPSRIPGFLINGSSGIAVGMATNIPPHNLREVCDAIDHLIENPEATADELIQFVQGPDFPTAATIMGREGISQAYHTGHGRIMTRATAYFEDMEKSGSRQRIIVNELPYQVNKAALIEKIAFLSKDKKIEGISEIRDESDREGMRIVIELQRNAAANVVLNNLYQHTQMQSAFHVNMVALVDGQPRILSLKSSLQHFIEFRKTVVRRRAEYDLARARERAHILEGLRVALENLDDVIALIRQSPDVENARNGLTVKFGLTDQQAQAILDMQLRRLAALERERIENEYQDLMKKIAELEELLSSASKVLAVIKLENSELRKNFGQDRRTQISDEEARDQSREELTPHADVVFTLSDRGYIKRLPIALYRLQHRKGKGVRGQQPREGDAVQQLIVADTHDWLLFFTDKGKIYRKRVFEVSQDSSRTSRGTPIQNLIDTINPNEEIVTAVVNISDPNADQYIFMATRKGKIKKMHLSKFANIRRSGIAAFDLEKDDSLLTARLVSDGMTAILVSRNGKGVQFNIDDVTIRQGRTAGGVRGIKLIDDDHVIAMDVATPDAQLMILSSRGYGKRTAVEKFRITGRNVQGVIAMKITDKTGPIAAAVVTGPDVEEIMVGSQKAMVFRTPIMEIRSMGRATQGVQVMTKLSEDDRVISMSAFKERTWEDFEQISTTPVKTKEITSPQAESLDEESEETDEVEVTIEDEEDAQSQLVMELPTEEEPEEEIESE, from the coding sequence ATGGTAACTGGTAATTCGGGCAATGTAAGGCCGGTTCGAATTGAAGAAGAGATGAGAAGTGCTTATCTGGATTATGCGATGAGCGTGATCGTCTCGAGAGCATTGCCAGACGTAAGAGACGGCTTGAAGCCTGTCCATCGACGTATTCTTTATGCAATGCAGGGAATGGGTCTTCGCCCCGGTTCTTCTTACAAAAAAAGCGCAGCAGTTGTAGGTGAAGTCCTTGGTAAATACCATCCTCACGGTGATTCATCTGTTTATGACGCTTTGGTGAGAATGGCGCAGGATTTTTCGATGCGGCATACCTTGGTTGATGGACAGGGGAATTTTGGGTCCGTAGATGATGATCCTCCCGCGGCTATGCGCTATACAGAAGCAAGGCTTGCTCCAATTGCTGAGCAACTCCTTCAGGACATTGACCGAGATACTATTGATTTTGTGGATAACTATGATGGTTCACAGCGTGAACCAACTGTGCTCCCGTCGCGGATACCTGGTTTTTTGATTAATGGTTCTTCAGGTATAGCGGTCGGAATGGCAACAAATATACCTCCTCATAACCTTAGGGAGGTTTGTGATGCTATCGATCATCTGATTGAGAATCCTGAAGCTACGGCAGACGAATTGATTCAATTTGTTCAGGGCCCTGATTTCCCTACTGCAGCCACCATTATGGGCCGTGAGGGTATTTCCCAAGCCTATCATACTGGCCACGGTCGGATAATGACTCGTGCTACGGCTTATTTTGAGGATATGGAAAAAAGCGGTTCTCGCCAGAGGATTATAGTCAACGAGCTGCCCTATCAAGTTAATAAAGCTGCTCTTATAGAAAAAATAGCTTTCCTTTCGAAGGATAAAAAAATTGAGGGGATTTCTGAGATCAGAGATGAATCTGATCGTGAAGGAATGCGAATCGTAATTGAATTACAGAGGAATGCTGCAGCAAATGTTGTATTAAATAATCTATACCAGCATACACAAATGCAGAGTGCATTTCATGTGAACATGGTCGCTTTGGTTGACGGGCAGCCAAGGATCCTGAGCCTAAAATCATCTCTTCAGCACTTCATTGAATTTAGGAAAACAGTCGTGCGGCGTAGAGCCGAATACGATTTGGCACGAGCCAGAGAGCGTGCACATATCCTCGAAGGATTGAGAGTTGCTTTAGAAAATTTGGATGATGTTATTGCGCTTATAAGGCAGTCTCCAGACGTAGAAAATGCCAGGAATGGTTTGACCGTAAAATTTGGCCTAACTGACCAACAGGCGCAAGCCATACTCGATATGCAACTGCGCCGATTAGCGGCTTTGGAAAGAGAGCGGATTGAGAATGAATATCAAGATTTAATGAAAAAAATTGCTGAGCTGGAGGAATTACTATCGAGCGCTTCTAAAGTATTAGCAGTAATTAAATTGGAGAATTCTGAGCTCCGCAAGAATTTTGGGCAAGATAGGCGCACGCAAATATCTGACGAAGAGGCACGAGACCAGTCACGAGAAGAATTAACTCCTCACGCTGATGTGGTATTTACGTTAAGTGATCGAGGGTATATTAAGCGATTACCTATTGCACTTTATCGACTGCAACACCGGAAGGGTAAAGGCGTTAGAGGGCAGCAGCCCCGAGAAGGAGATGCTGTTCAGCAATTGATTGTTGCTGATACGCATGATTGGCTACTATTTTTCACGGATAAGGGGAAGATATATAGAAAACGAGTGTTTGAAGTATCTCAGGATTCTTCCAGGACATCGCGTGGCACACCCATCCAAAATTTGATTGACACGATCAATCCGAATGAAGAAATAGTTACAGCAGTAGTCAATATTTCGGACCCTAATGCGGATCAATATATTTTCATGGCTACGCGAAAAGGGAAAATTAAAAAAATGCATTTAAGCAAATTCGCTAACATACGAAGGAGCGGAATAGCTGCATTTGATCTGGAAAAAGATGATAGCTTGCTTACAGCTAGGCTAGTTAGCGATGGTATGACCGCAATTCTTGTTAGTAGGAACGGTAAGGGAGTTCAATTCAATATTGACGACGTTACTATTCGACAAGGTCGTACTGCTGGTGGCGTGAGAGGGATCAAATTAATAGATGATGACCACGTCATTGCCATGGATGTGGCAACCCCTGATGCGCAGTTAATGATTCTTTCTAGTAGGGGTTATGGCAAGCGCACTGCAGTTGAGAAATTCCGAATCACGGGGCGTAATGTCCAAGGGGTAATCGCGATGAAAATAACGGACAAAACTGGCCCAATCGCTGCTGCTGTTGTAACGGGCCCTGATGTAGAGGAAATTATGGTAGGTTCTCAAAAAGCCATGGTTTTCCGCACCCCCATAATGGAAATTAGATCAATGGGTCGGGCAACACAAGGTGTTCAGGTGATGACAAAATTGTCTGAAGACGATCGGGTGATTTCAATGAGTGCATTTAAAGAGCGTACGTGGGAAGACTTTGAGCAAATCTCTACGACACCAGTAAAGACTAAGGAAATTACTTCGCCTCAAGCAGAATCGTTAGACGAAGAAAGCGAAGAAACTGATGAGGTGGAAGTAACTATAGAGGATGAAGAAGACGCGCAATCTCAACTGGTGATGGAATTACCTACAGAAGAGGAACCAGAAGAGGAGATCGAATCAGAGTAA
- a CDS encoding DUF1385 domain-containing protein, translating to MNREVQAKSIYGGQAVIEGVMIRGRHVYTVAARHPDGVIKTIVRDVPNWSTNRFRQIPFIRGILVLSESLVVGMRALSYSAQVSVGEEDDDEPIPAWTMALTLSFSLGLGIALFFVLPLLLTHGFIDKFTESSVLSNTGEGVLRLAIFFAYLGLIGFMPSIRRVFGYHAAEHMAVHAHEASLNLNSTNLRLFPAAHPRCGTAFLLTVMIVSIIIFVFLGTPDLPLRIASRIVLIPVIAGIAYEVIRFNARHSSNVLVRMGTIPSLALQSLTTRKPDEGQIEVAIAAMNAAIDGDNARST from the coding sequence ATGAATAGAGAAGTACAAGCTAAATCTATATACGGTGGTCAGGCTGTTATCGAAGGCGTGATGATACGTGGCCGCCATGTGTATACAGTTGCCGCAAGGCACCCTGATGGGGTGATTAAAACAATAGTTCGCGACGTTCCAAATTGGAGCACTAATCGGTTTAGGCAAATACCATTTATTCGAGGGATTTTGGTGTTGTCAGAGTCATTGGTAGTTGGTATGCGAGCTTTATCGTATTCTGCCCAAGTTTCGGTGGGTGAAGAAGACGACGATGAGCCTATTCCTGCATGGACCATGGCATTAACTCTGAGCTTTTCACTTGGCCTCGGGATTGCACTTTTCTTTGTCCTGCCTCTTTTGCTTACTCATGGTTTTATCGATAAATTCACAGAGAGTTCGGTTCTAAGCAATACAGGTGAGGGAGTACTTAGGCTTGCAATTTTCTTTGCCTATTTGGGATTAATCGGGTTTATGCCTAGCATTCGCCGAGTATTTGGGTATCATGCCGCTGAGCATATGGCAGTGCATGCACATGAGGCATCCTTGAACTTGAATAGTACTAATTTGAGACTTTTCCCTGCCGCTCATCCTCGTTGTGGGACTGCTTTTTTGCTCACCGTAATGATTGTCTCGATTATTATTTTTGTTTTTCTTGGTACTCCTGATTTGCCATTGCGAATTGCATCTAGAATAGTTTTGATTCCTGTGATTGCCGGAATTGCCTATGAGGTTATTCGATTTAATGCAAGGCATAGTTCTAATGTACTTGTAAGAATGGGTACTATTCCGAGTCTAGCATTGCAATCACTAACCACACGCAAGCCTGATGAAGGTCAAATTGAAGTCGCTATTGCAGCAATGAATGCAGCCATAGATGGCGACAATGCAAGATCGACTTAA